A genomic region of Thunnus albacares chromosome 2, fThuAlb1.1, whole genome shotgun sequence contains the following coding sequences:
- the LOC122996941 gene encoding ubiquitin-associated protein 2-like isoform X1 — MMTSVVSNQARGTRDRTLPTTTQTTQPQKQIQATAEQIRLAQMIYDKNDADFEDKVKQLIEVTGKTQDECMVALHDCNEDVNRAINFLLESTSDTNSWETVGKKRNIGKEGGPSEIKESREKKGGDREASRGRGGSNRRGRGISRGREGRLEENGFEVAPGERGGDRGRRGRGRGAGGRGRGRAAAGNRFSSQGMGTFNPADYTANSGGRQETWEGDGNEPAEGTGTWGGNLEDWTSEDWNEDLSETKVFTASSAPANHITLGHNVDLASLLPKAGVAVGGSVDSDLGAIVEGPSAEDLGQSLVFTNSHHNGRTATHSYAHATANSYAHAASASTTYAHAALSSVLGSGFGSLNAPKPAPAADIRTSEQLNGPRLSQRASQSLATTSNSNVSKDAGPPPIQSPAPASSPSVDIKAQRLENGPVTALHLEMKLQPEPSAVLSQLAQRQQQSSMLPTTEPLHLSQSHAPQVPTPPGHESSIPPVRDGASPGVKLPGMEPPITEPPQRQLKTQKRRVPPPSKIPSSAVEMPGSADISGLNVQFGALDFGSDTGSGTVDMAQAESAREQAPAVAPAPAAPAPMPVPTAVPTQQPQSSLFSKPGSVSEHMSSLPSAVSDPSFPSPSLGLPSATPSPSLGLPSAAAPPSSTAPTTASRVENSGPRSMPPHLGFSQSKDVSSAAGPLTNGFSGMKTQSTQDTTSSTSRTVKTESPIMTSDSGPVHHIPSPAVTPSHSTPIASLSSHVTSSHSSGSALATSSSLTITNEDSSSSSGNLHAFPSSSSQVVNSNPSVPLAVSSSTTNGLHPSGAPGLTPNGTNSITNTSLSTAGSRTAPLLTATSGKAPPNLAQGVPPLLANQYIMGPGGLLPAYPQIYGYEELQMLQSRLPMDYYGVTFPGTTATMPGRDGLANNPYSGEATKFGRNDSSSPAPPTSLSTAGVQSQPQQAPQAGTQGQGQGQSQGQQTQNQAFLNPPLPPGYGYTGLPYYAGVPGVPSAFQYGPTVFVPPASAKQPAMGLANPSNQYHQQHQPSYGQHAYGTAFDDLSQAHGGEYSKGGYGGSAQSQAKSAGSGPGKDDSTVKNVLEKAPGLSGSGTSGGVPDMGGSIYSKTQSFDKQGFHTGTPPPFSLPSALGGTGPLNPGGAPGYAPAPFLHILPPHQQPHSQLLHHHLTQDGQGGPGQRSQSSSMQQKNQGSKSSYGSSPYWAN, encoded by the exons atgatgaCTTCAGTGGTCAGCAATCAAGCCCGGGGGACTCGGGACAGAACGCTGCCCACTaccacacaaacaacacagccACAGAAACAGATACAG GCCACAGCAGAACAGATTCGTTTGGCCCAAATGATCTATGACAAAAATGACGCTGACTTTGAAGACAAGGTCAAACAG CTGATTGAGGTAACTGGGAAGACTCAAGATGAGTGCATGGTAGCCCTCCATGACTGCAACGAAGATGTAAACAGAGCCATCAATTTTCTGCTGGAGAGCACCTCTGACACA AACTCCTGGGAGACTGTGGGGAAGAAGCGGAACATTGGGAAAGAAGGAGGACCCTCAGAGATAAAGGAGAGCAGggagaagaagggaggagaCAGGGAGGCTAGTCGCGGACGCGGTGGTTCCAACAGGAGGGGCCGAGGTATCAGCCGAGGCCGCGAAG GTCGGTTAGAGGAGAATGGGTTTGAGGTGGCTcctggagagagagggggagaccGTGGACGCAGAGGACGAGGCAGAG GGGCAGGGGGTCGCGGTAGAGGAAGAGCAGCTGCTGGCAACAGGTTCTCCTCCCAGGGAATGGG CACCTTCAATCCTGCTGACTACACGGCTAACTCGGGAGGTCGCCAGGAGACATGGGAAGGTGACGGCAACGAACCTGCTGAGGGAACTG GAACATGGGGAGGCAATCTGGAAGACTGGACTTCAGAAGACTGGAATGAGGAT TTGTCTGAGACCAAAGTATTCACTGCCTCTTCTGCTCCAGCAAACCACATCACACTTGGACACAA TGTGGACCTGGCTAGCCTACTGCCTAAGGCTGGGGTGGCCGTAGGGGGTTCTGTGGACTCTGACTTGGGGGCCATAGTCGAGGGCCCCTCAGCTGAGGATTTGGGGCAAAGCCTGGTGTTTACCAATTCCCACCACAATGGACGCACTGCAACACACAGCTACGCACATGCCACAGCGAACAGCTACGCCCATGCTGCCTCTGCTAGCACCACCTACGCACATGCTGCACTG TCCTCAGTCCTGGGTTCTGGTTTTGGGTCTCTGAATGCACCTAAGCCAGCACCTGCTGCTGACATCAGGACATCGGAGCAGCTCAACGGGCCTCGGCTCAGTCAGAGAGCCAGTCAGTCGTTGGCCACCAccagcaacagtaatgtttccAAAGATGCGGGGCCACCTCCAATACAAAGTCCTGCTCCTGCCTCTTCTCCCTCTGTCGATATCAAGGCTCAGAGATTGGAGAACGGCCCTGTTACTGCCCTACACT tgGAGATGAAGCTTCAGCCGGAACCATCGGCGGTGCTCAGCCAGCTGGCGCAGAGGCAGCAACAGTCCTCCATGCTTCCCACCACAGAGCCTCTGCACCTGTCTCAATCGCATGCTCCACAGGTCCCCACACCACCAG GTCATGAGTCCTCCATCCCGCCGGTAAGAGACGGAGCTTCTCCAGGAGTGAAGCTACCAGGCATGGAGCCTCCCATCACAGAACCCCCTCAGAGGCAGCTCAAGACACAGAAACGCAGAGTACCGCCTCCCTCAAAG ATCCCCTCATCAGCGGTGGAGATGCCGGGCTCTGCGGATATATCTGGCCTGAACGTCCAGTTTGGAGCTCTTGACTTTGGTTCTGACACTGGCAGTGGAACAGTGGACATGGCTCAGGCGGAGTCAGCCAGAGAACAAGCCCCGGCTGTGGCTCCAGCTCCAGCTGCTCCAGCACCCATGCCTGTTCCCACCGCTGTTCCCACACAGCAGCCGCAGAGCAGCCTGTTCTCCAAGCCAGGAtctgtgag TGAACACATGAGCAGCTTACCCTCAGCTGTATCAGATCCCAGCTTCCCCTCACCATCTTTGGGCTTACCTAGTGCCACACCCTCCCCCTCACTGGGTCTTCCCAGTGCAGCTGCCCCACCCTCTTCTACAGCCCCTACCACAGCCAGCCGTGTAGAGAACAGTGGCCCAAGGTCCATGCCACCCCATCTGGGCTTCTCTCAGAGCAAGGATGTCTCATCAGCTGCTGGACCCCTCACA AATGGCTTCAGCGGCATGAAGACACAGAGCACACAGGACA CTACGTCATCAACGTCCAGAACGGTGAAAACGGAGTCTCCCATAATGACGAGTGACAGTGGCCCCGTCCACCACATCCCTTCCCCTGCAGTCACACCTTCGCACTCAACACCCATCGCCTCGCTCAGCAG TCACGTGACCAGTTCTCACTCATCCGGATCAGCACTCGCCACAAGCTCCTCCCTGACG ATAACTAAcgaggacagcagcagcagcagcggcaatCTCCATGCCTTTCCATCGTCGTCCAGCCAGGTTGTCAATTCCAATCCTTCGGTTCCACTGGCTGTCAGCAGCTCAACCACCAATGGTCTGCATCCATCTGGAGCACCGGGACTAACTCCTAATGGCACAAACTCCATCACAAACACCTCACTCTCAACCGCAGGCAGCCGCACGGCACCACTGCTCACCGCCACCTCTG GTAAAGCTCCTCCTAACTTGGCTCAAGGAGTGCCACCTCTCCTGGCCAACCAGTACATAATGGGCCCTGGTGGCTTGCTGCCTGCTTATCCG CAGATCTATGGATACGAGGAACTACAAATGCTGCAGTCTCGCCTTCCTATG GACTACTATGGTGTAACATTCCCTGGTACTACAGCTACCATGCCTGGAAGAGATGGCCTGGCCAATAATCCATATTCTG GTGAGGCGACAAAGTTTGGCAGGAATGACTCTTCGTCTCCAGCTCCCCCGACCAGCCTGTCTACAGCCGGGGTGCAGTCACAGCCCCAGCAGGCACCGCAGGCAGGGACACAGGGGCAGGGCCAAGGACAGAGCCAGGGTCAGCAGACACAGAACCAGGCCTTCCTCAACCCCCCTCTGCCCCCTGGCTATGGATACACTG GTCTGCCATACTACGCTGGTGTGCCTGGGGTTCCCTCAGCCTTCCAGTATGGCCCCACCGTCTTTGTGCCTCCTGCTTCAGCCAAACAACCTGCAATGGGCCTGGCCAACCCCTCTAACCAGTACCACCAACAGCATCAGCCCAGTTACGGACAGCATGCATATGGCACAG ccTTTGATGACCTGTCTCAAGCCCACGGTGGGGAATACAGTAAGGGAGGGTACGGAGGCTCTGCCCAGTCACAGGCCAAATCAGCGGGCAGCGGCCCAGGGAAAG ATGATTCTACAGTCAAGAATGTTCTGGAGAAAG CACCGGGACTGTCAGGTTCAGGTACAAGTGGAGGAGTACCTGACATGGGAGGTTCGATCTACAGCAAAACACAG TCATTTGACAAGCAGGGCTTCCACACAGGGACACCGCCACCCTTCAGCCTGCCTTCAGCACTGGGGGGAACGGGGCCCCTGAACCCCGGGGGTGCTCCTGGTTACGCCCCTGCTCCCTTCCTGCACATCCTGCCGCCGCACCAACAGCCCCACTCCCAGCTGCTGCATCATCACCTCACGCAGGACGGACAG GGTGGTCCTGGTCAGCGCAGTCAGTCCAGCAGCATGCAGCAGAAAAACCAAGGCAGCAAGTCCAGCTACGGCAGCTCCCCCTACTGGGCCAACTGA
- the LOC122996941 gene encoding ubiquitin-associated protein 2-like isoform X2, with amino-acid sequence MMTSVVSNQARGTRDRTLPTTTQTTQPQKQIQATAEQIRLAQMIYDKNDADFEDKVKQLIEVTGKTQDECMVALHDCNEDVNRAINFLLESTSDTNSWETVGKKRNIGKEGGPSEIKESREKKGGDREASRGRGGSNRRGRGISRGREGRLEENGFEVAPGERGGDRGRRGRGRGAGGRGRGRAAAGNRFSSQGMGTFNPADYTANSGGRQETWEGDGNEPAEGTGTWGGNLEDWTSEDWNEDLSETKVFTASSAPANHITLGHNVDLASLLPKAGVAVGGSVDSDLGAIVEGPSAEDLGQSLVFTNSHHNGRTATHSYAHATANSYAHAASASTTYAHAALSSVLGSGFGSLNAPKPAPAADIRTSEQLNGPRLSQRASQSLATTSNSNVSKDAGPPPIQSPAPASSPSVDIKAQRLENGPVTALHLEMKLQPEPSAVLSQLAQRQQQSSMLPTTEPLHLSQSHAPQVPTPPGHESSIPPVRDGASPGVKLPGMEPPITEPPQRQLKTQKRRVPPPSKIPSSAVEMPGSADISGLNVQFGALDFGSDTGSGTVDMAQAESAREQAPAVAPAPAAPAPMPVPTAVPTQQPQSSLFSKPGSVSEHMSSLPSAVSDPSFPSPSLGLPSATPSPSLGLPSAAAPPSSTAPTTASRVENSGPRSMPPHLGFSQSKDVSSAAGPLTNGFSGMKTQSTQDTTSSTSRTVKTESPIMTSDSGPVHHIPSPAVTPSHSTPIASLSSHVTSSHSSGSALATSSSLTITNEDSSSSSGNLHAFPSSSSQVVNSNPSVPLAVSSSTTNGLHPSGAPGLTPNGTNSITNTSLSTAGSRTAPLLTATSGKAPPNLAQGVPPLLANQYIMGPGGLLPAYPQIYGYEELQMLQSRLPMDYYGVTFPGTTATMPGRDGLANNPYSGEATKFGRNDSSSPAPPTSLSTAGVQSQPQQAPQAGTQGQGQGQSQGQQTQNQAFLNPPLPPGYGYTGLPYYAGVPGVPSAFQYGPTVFVPPASAKQPAMGLANPSNQYHQQHQPSYGQHAYGTAFDDLSQAHGGEYSKGGYGGSAQSQAKSAGSGPGKAPGLSGSGTSGGVPDMGGSIYSKTQSFDKQGFHTGTPPPFSLPSALGGTGPLNPGGAPGYAPAPFLHILPPHQQPHSQLLHHHLTQDGQGGPGQRSQSSSMQQKNQGSKSSYGSSPYWAN; translated from the exons atgatgaCTTCAGTGGTCAGCAATCAAGCCCGGGGGACTCGGGACAGAACGCTGCCCACTaccacacaaacaacacagccACAGAAACAGATACAG GCCACAGCAGAACAGATTCGTTTGGCCCAAATGATCTATGACAAAAATGACGCTGACTTTGAAGACAAGGTCAAACAG CTGATTGAGGTAACTGGGAAGACTCAAGATGAGTGCATGGTAGCCCTCCATGACTGCAACGAAGATGTAAACAGAGCCATCAATTTTCTGCTGGAGAGCACCTCTGACACA AACTCCTGGGAGACTGTGGGGAAGAAGCGGAACATTGGGAAAGAAGGAGGACCCTCAGAGATAAAGGAGAGCAGggagaagaagggaggagaCAGGGAGGCTAGTCGCGGACGCGGTGGTTCCAACAGGAGGGGCCGAGGTATCAGCCGAGGCCGCGAAG GTCGGTTAGAGGAGAATGGGTTTGAGGTGGCTcctggagagagagggggagaccGTGGACGCAGAGGACGAGGCAGAG GGGCAGGGGGTCGCGGTAGAGGAAGAGCAGCTGCTGGCAACAGGTTCTCCTCCCAGGGAATGGG CACCTTCAATCCTGCTGACTACACGGCTAACTCGGGAGGTCGCCAGGAGACATGGGAAGGTGACGGCAACGAACCTGCTGAGGGAACTG GAACATGGGGAGGCAATCTGGAAGACTGGACTTCAGAAGACTGGAATGAGGAT TTGTCTGAGACCAAAGTATTCACTGCCTCTTCTGCTCCAGCAAACCACATCACACTTGGACACAA TGTGGACCTGGCTAGCCTACTGCCTAAGGCTGGGGTGGCCGTAGGGGGTTCTGTGGACTCTGACTTGGGGGCCATAGTCGAGGGCCCCTCAGCTGAGGATTTGGGGCAAAGCCTGGTGTTTACCAATTCCCACCACAATGGACGCACTGCAACACACAGCTACGCACATGCCACAGCGAACAGCTACGCCCATGCTGCCTCTGCTAGCACCACCTACGCACATGCTGCACTG TCCTCAGTCCTGGGTTCTGGTTTTGGGTCTCTGAATGCACCTAAGCCAGCACCTGCTGCTGACATCAGGACATCGGAGCAGCTCAACGGGCCTCGGCTCAGTCAGAGAGCCAGTCAGTCGTTGGCCACCAccagcaacagtaatgtttccAAAGATGCGGGGCCACCTCCAATACAAAGTCCTGCTCCTGCCTCTTCTCCCTCTGTCGATATCAAGGCTCAGAGATTGGAGAACGGCCCTGTTACTGCCCTACACT tgGAGATGAAGCTTCAGCCGGAACCATCGGCGGTGCTCAGCCAGCTGGCGCAGAGGCAGCAACAGTCCTCCATGCTTCCCACCACAGAGCCTCTGCACCTGTCTCAATCGCATGCTCCACAGGTCCCCACACCACCAG GTCATGAGTCCTCCATCCCGCCGGTAAGAGACGGAGCTTCTCCAGGAGTGAAGCTACCAGGCATGGAGCCTCCCATCACAGAACCCCCTCAGAGGCAGCTCAAGACACAGAAACGCAGAGTACCGCCTCCCTCAAAG ATCCCCTCATCAGCGGTGGAGATGCCGGGCTCTGCGGATATATCTGGCCTGAACGTCCAGTTTGGAGCTCTTGACTTTGGTTCTGACACTGGCAGTGGAACAGTGGACATGGCTCAGGCGGAGTCAGCCAGAGAACAAGCCCCGGCTGTGGCTCCAGCTCCAGCTGCTCCAGCACCCATGCCTGTTCCCACCGCTGTTCCCACACAGCAGCCGCAGAGCAGCCTGTTCTCCAAGCCAGGAtctgtgag TGAACACATGAGCAGCTTACCCTCAGCTGTATCAGATCCCAGCTTCCCCTCACCATCTTTGGGCTTACCTAGTGCCACACCCTCCCCCTCACTGGGTCTTCCCAGTGCAGCTGCCCCACCCTCTTCTACAGCCCCTACCACAGCCAGCCGTGTAGAGAACAGTGGCCCAAGGTCCATGCCACCCCATCTGGGCTTCTCTCAGAGCAAGGATGTCTCATCAGCTGCTGGACCCCTCACA AATGGCTTCAGCGGCATGAAGACACAGAGCACACAGGACA CTACGTCATCAACGTCCAGAACGGTGAAAACGGAGTCTCCCATAATGACGAGTGACAGTGGCCCCGTCCACCACATCCCTTCCCCTGCAGTCACACCTTCGCACTCAACACCCATCGCCTCGCTCAGCAG TCACGTGACCAGTTCTCACTCATCCGGATCAGCACTCGCCACAAGCTCCTCCCTGACG ATAACTAAcgaggacagcagcagcagcagcggcaatCTCCATGCCTTTCCATCGTCGTCCAGCCAGGTTGTCAATTCCAATCCTTCGGTTCCACTGGCTGTCAGCAGCTCAACCACCAATGGTCTGCATCCATCTGGAGCACCGGGACTAACTCCTAATGGCACAAACTCCATCACAAACACCTCACTCTCAACCGCAGGCAGCCGCACGGCACCACTGCTCACCGCCACCTCTG GTAAAGCTCCTCCTAACTTGGCTCAAGGAGTGCCACCTCTCCTGGCCAACCAGTACATAATGGGCCCTGGTGGCTTGCTGCCTGCTTATCCG CAGATCTATGGATACGAGGAACTACAAATGCTGCAGTCTCGCCTTCCTATG GACTACTATGGTGTAACATTCCCTGGTACTACAGCTACCATGCCTGGAAGAGATGGCCTGGCCAATAATCCATATTCTG GTGAGGCGACAAAGTTTGGCAGGAATGACTCTTCGTCTCCAGCTCCCCCGACCAGCCTGTCTACAGCCGGGGTGCAGTCACAGCCCCAGCAGGCACCGCAGGCAGGGACACAGGGGCAGGGCCAAGGACAGAGCCAGGGTCAGCAGACACAGAACCAGGCCTTCCTCAACCCCCCTCTGCCCCCTGGCTATGGATACACTG GTCTGCCATACTACGCTGGTGTGCCTGGGGTTCCCTCAGCCTTCCAGTATGGCCCCACCGTCTTTGTGCCTCCTGCTTCAGCCAAACAACCTGCAATGGGCCTGGCCAACCCCTCTAACCAGTACCACCAACAGCATCAGCCCAGTTACGGACAGCATGCATATGGCACAG ccTTTGATGACCTGTCTCAAGCCCACGGTGGGGAATACAGTAAGGGAGGGTACGGAGGCTCTGCCCAGTCACAGGCCAAATCAGCGGGCAGCGGCCCAGGGAAAG CACCGGGACTGTCAGGTTCAGGTACAAGTGGAGGAGTACCTGACATGGGAGGTTCGATCTACAGCAAAACACAG TCATTTGACAAGCAGGGCTTCCACACAGGGACACCGCCACCCTTCAGCCTGCCTTCAGCACTGGGGGGAACGGGGCCCCTGAACCCCGGGGGTGCTCCTGGTTACGCCCCTGCTCCCTTCCTGCACATCCTGCCGCCGCACCAACAGCCCCACTCCCAGCTGCTGCATCATCACCTCACGCAGGACGGACAG GGTGGTCCTGGTCAGCGCAGTCAGTCCAGCAGCATGCAGCAGAAAAACCAAGGCAGCAAGTCCAGCTACGGCAGCTCCCCCTACTGGGCCAACTGA
- the LOC122996941 gene encoding ubiquitin-associated protein 2-like isoform X3 gives MMTSVVSNQARGTRDRTLPTTTQTTQPQKQIQATAEQIRLAQMIYDKNDADFEDKVKQLIEVTGKTQDECMVALHDCNEDVNRAINFLLESTSDTNSWETVGKKRNIGKEGGPSEIKESREKKGGDREASRGRGGSNRRGRGISRGREGRLEENGFEVAPGERGGDRGRRGRGRGAGGRGRGRAAAGNRFSSQGMGTFNPADYTANSGGRQETWEGDGNEPAEGTGTWGGNLEDWTSEDWNEDLSETKVFTASSAPANHITLGHNVDLASLLPKAGVAVGGSVDSDLGAIVEGPSAEDLGQSLVFTNSHHNGRTATHSYAHATANSYAHAASASTTYAHAALSSVLGSGFGSLNAPKPAPAADIRTSEQLNGPRLSQRASQSLATTSNSNVSKDAGPPPIQSPAPASSPSVDIKAQRLENGPVTALHLEMKLQPEPSAVLSQLAQRQQQSSMLPTTEPLHLSQSHAPQVPTPPGHESSIPPVRDGASPGVKLPGMEPPITEPPQRQLKTQKRRVPPPSKIPSSAVEMPGSADISGLNVQFGALDFGSDTGSGTVDMAQAESAREQAPAVAPAPAAPAPMPVPTAVPTQQPQSSLFSKPGSVSEHMSSLPSAVSDPSFPSPSLGLPSATPSPSLGLPSAAAPPSSTAPTTASRVENSGPRSMPPHLGFSQSKDVSSAAGPLTNGFSGMKTQSTQDTTSSTSRTVKTESPIMTSDSGPVHHIPSPAVTPSHSTPIASLSSHVTSSHSSGSALATSSSLTITNEDSSSSSGNLHAFPSSSSQVVNSNPSVPLAVSSSTTNGLHPSGAPGLTPNGTNSITNTSLSTAGSRTAPLLTATSGKAPPNLAQGVPPLLANQYIMGPGGLLPAYPQIYGYEELQMLQSRLPMDYYGVTFPGTTATMPGRDGLANNPYSGEATKFGRNDSSSPAPPTSLSTAGVQSQPQQAPQAGTQGQGQGQSQGQQTQNQAFLNPPLPPGYGYTGLPYYAGVPGVPSAFQYGPTVFVPPASAKQPAMGLANPSNQYHQQHQPSYGQHAYGTAPGLSGSGTSGGVPDMGGSIYSKTQSFDKQGFHTGTPPPFSLPSALGGTGPLNPGGAPGYAPAPFLHILPPHQQPHSQLLHHHLTQDGQGGPGQRSQSSSMQQKNQGSKSSYGSSPYWAN, from the exons atgatgaCTTCAGTGGTCAGCAATCAAGCCCGGGGGACTCGGGACAGAACGCTGCCCACTaccacacaaacaacacagccACAGAAACAGATACAG GCCACAGCAGAACAGATTCGTTTGGCCCAAATGATCTATGACAAAAATGACGCTGACTTTGAAGACAAGGTCAAACAG CTGATTGAGGTAACTGGGAAGACTCAAGATGAGTGCATGGTAGCCCTCCATGACTGCAACGAAGATGTAAACAGAGCCATCAATTTTCTGCTGGAGAGCACCTCTGACACA AACTCCTGGGAGACTGTGGGGAAGAAGCGGAACATTGGGAAAGAAGGAGGACCCTCAGAGATAAAGGAGAGCAGggagaagaagggaggagaCAGGGAGGCTAGTCGCGGACGCGGTGGTTCCAACAGGAGGGGCCGAGGTATCAGCCGAGGCCGCGAAG GTCGGTTAGAGGAGAATGGGTTTGAGGTGGCTcctggagagagagggggagaccGTGGACGCAGAGGACGAGGCAGAG GGGCAGGGGGTCGCGGTAGAGGAAGAGCAGCTGCTGGCAACAGGTTCTCCTCCCAGGGAATGGG CACCTTCAATCCTGCTGACTACACGGCTAACTCGGGAGGTCGCCAGGAGACATGGGAAGGTGACGGCAACGAACCTGCTGAGGGAACTG GAACATGGGGAGGCAATCTGGAAGACTGGACTTCAGAAGACTGGAATGAGGAT TTGTCTGAGACCAAAGTATTCACTGCCTCTTCTGCTCCAGCAAACCACATCACACTTGGACACAA TGTGGACCTGGCTAGCCTACTGCCTAAGGCTGGGGTGGCCGTAGGGGGTTCTGTGGACTCTGACTTGGGGGCCATAGTCGAGGGCCCCTCAGCTGAGGATTTGGGGCAAAGCCTGGTGTTTACCAATTCCCACCACAATGGACGCACTGCAACACACAGCTACGCACATGCCACAGCGAACAGCTACGCCCATGCTGCCTCTGCTAGCACCACCTACGCACATGCTGCACTG TCCTCAGTCCTGGGTTCTGGTTTTGGGTCTCTGAATGCACCTAAGCCAGCACCTGCTGCTGACATCAGGACATCGGAGCAGCTCAACGGGCCTCGGCTCAGTCAGAGAGCCAGTCAGTCGTTGGCCACCAccagcaacagtaatgtttccAAAGATGCGGGGCCACCTCCAATACAAAGTCCTGCTCCTGCCTCTTCTCCCTCTGTCGATATCAAGGCTCAGAGATTGGAGAACGGCCCTGTTACTGCCCTACACT tgGAGATGAAGCTTCAGCCGGAACCATCGGCGGTGCTCAGCCAGCTGGCGCAGAGGCAGCAACAGTCCTCCATGCTTCCCACCACAGAGCCTCTGCACCTGTCTCAATCGCATGCTCCACAGGTCCCCACACCACCAG GTCATGAGTCCTCCATCCCGCCGGTAAGAGACGGAGCTTCTCCAGGAGTGAAGCTACCAGGCATGGAGCCTCCCATCACAGAACCCCCTCAGAGGCAGCTCAAGACACAGAAACGCAGAGTACCGCCTCCCTCAAAG ATCCCCTCATCAGCGGTGGAGATGCCGGGCTCTGCGGATATATCTGGCCTGAACGTCCAGTTTGGAGCTCTTGACTTTGGTTCTGACACTGGCAGTGGAACAGTGGACATGGCTCAGGCGGAGTCAGCCAGAGAACAAGCCCCGGCTGTGGCTCCAGCTCCAGCTGCTCCAGCACCCATGCCTGTTCCCACCGCTGTTCCCACACAGCAGCCGCAGAGCAGCCTGTTCTCCAAGCCAGGAtctgtgag TGAACACATGAGCAGCTTACCCTCAGCTGTATCAGATCCCAGCTTCCCCTCACCATCTTTGGGCTTACCTAGTGCCACACCCTCCCCCTCACTGGGTCTTCCCAGTGCAGCTGCCCCACCCTCTTCTACAGCCCCTACCACAGCCAGCCGTGTAGAGAACAGTGGCCCAAGGTCCATGCCACCCCATCTGGGCTTCTCTCAGAGCAAGGATGTCTCATCAGCTGCTGGACCCCTCACA AATGGCTTCAGCGGCATGAAGACACAGAGCACACAGGACA CTACGTCATCAACGTCCAGAACGGTGAAAACGGAGTCTCCCATAATGACGAGTGACAGTGGCCCCGTCCACCACATCCCTTCCCCTGCAGTCACACCTTCGCACTCAACACCCATCGCCTCGCTCAGCAG TCACGTGACCAGTTCTCACTCATCCGGATCAGCACTCGCCACAAGCTCCTCCCTGACG ATAACTAAcgaggacagcagcagcagcagcggcaatCTCCATGCCTTTCCATCGTCGTCCAGCCAGGTTGTCAATTCCAATCCTTCGGTTCCACTGGCTGTCAGCAGCTCAACCACCAATGGTCTGCATCCATCTGGAGCACCGGGACTAACTCCTAATGGCACAAACTCCATCACAAACACCTCACTCTCAACCGCAGGCAGCCGCACGGCACCACTGCTCACCGCCACCTCTG GTAAAGCTCCTCCTAACTTGGCTCAAGGAGTGCCACCTCTCCTGGCCAACCAGTACATAATGGGCCCTGGTGGCTTGCTGCCTGCTTATCCG CAGATCTATGGATACGAGGAACTACAAATGCTGCAGTCTCGCCTTCCTATG GACTACTATGGTGTAACATTCCCTGGTACTACAGCTACCATGCCTGGAAGAGATGGCCTGGCCAATAATCCATATTCTG GTGAGGCGACAAAGTTTGGCAGGAATGACTCTTCGTCTCCAGCTCCCCCGACCAGCCTGTCTACAGCCGGGGTGCAGTCACAGCCCCAGCAGGCACCGCAGGCAGGGACACAGGGGCAGGGCCAAGGACAGAGCCAGGGTCAGCAGACACAGAACCAGGCCTTCCTCAACCCCCCTCTGCCCCCTGGCTATGGATACACTG GTCTGCCATACTACGCTGGTGTGCCTGGGGTTCCCTCAGCCTTCCAGTATGGCCCCACCGTCTTTGTGCCTCCTGCTTCAGCCAAACAACCTGCAATGGGCCTGGCCAACCCCTCTAACCAGTACCACCAACAGCATCAGCCCAGTTACGGACAGCATGCATATGGCACAG CACCGGGACTGTCAGGTTCAGGTACAAGTGGAGGAGTACCTGACATGGGAGGTTCGATCTACAGCAAAACACAG TCATTTGACAAGCAGGGCTTCCACACAGGGACACCGCCACCCTTCAGCCTGCCTTCAGCACTGGGGGGAACGGGGCCCCTGAACCCCGGGGGTGCTCCTGGTTACGCCCCTGCTCCCTTCCTGCACATCCTGCCGCCGCACCAACAGCCCCACTCCCAGCTGCTGCATCATCACCTCACGCAGGACGGACAG GGTGGTCCTGGTCAGCGCAGTCAGTCCAGCAGCATGCAGCAGAAAAACCAAGGCAGCAAGTCCAGCTACGGCAGCTCCCCCTACTGGGCCAACTGA